Proteins from a genomic interval of Myxococcales bacterium:
- the hrpB gene encoding ATP-dependent helicase HrpB, whose product MSRPLPALPIDSLLPELVALVRARGMVVLEAPPGAGKTTRVPRALLDAGLDAQGEIVVLQPRRLPTRLSAERVAEELGEAPGERVGYTVRFEDVAGPRTRVRFVTEGVLTRRLLADPQLEGVGTVVLDEFHERHLATDLALGLLRDLRARARPDLRLVVMSATLDAEPIARFLGDAPRLRSEGRRFEVQVEPLAQPDIRPLADQVAAAVRRLIQEGLDGDVLVFLPGAGDIRRCAEALTELAGRHDLLVLPLHGDLPLAEQNRAVRPADRRKVILSTNVAETSVTIDGVVAVIDSGLARVASHSPWSGLPVLKVAPVSQASAIQRAGRAGRTRPGRALRLYTQHDFEGRRAYDVPEVARLDLGEAALALHALGVERPANWSWFESPPVPALTAAETLLEGLGALDGAGKLSSVGRAMLRHPVYPRLARILVEAERLGVSEPAATLVAILGERDIRRRARVGFDGQGGRPGGEETADVFEVLDLFEQAAAARFHAGSLRGLDLEPRAVEAVRKAARQLGRGGVTRPMRTLDERDHALSKALLAGFVDRVGKRRAGPQSDVVLSGGGSAGLGARPEGPLLVVLDAQEVDLARGRGGVRVRLAAPIEADWLIDLAPEQLEEDEALSFNPQTERVERLSRLRYGAVTLDETRRPAEPGLEATRILAEAAATSGAGLFGEGTGLQTLSLRLALLRAHLPELEVPELDGEGEPSAALLEALCEGCTSFEALRARDPLASLVAGLPPNVQARLPVDAPLRVRLPGGRELPVHYEPDRPPWVEARLQDFFGMAEGPSICRGRVPLVLHLLAPNHRAVQVTRDLANFWRQHYPPLRRELGRRYPRHAWPEDGATAKPPEPKGRR is encoded by the coding sequence ATGTCGCGTCCGCTTCCCGCCCTGCCCATCGATTCTTTGCTGCCCGAACTCGTGGCCCTCGTGCGCGCGCGGGGCATGGTCGTGCTCGAGGCCCCCCCGGGCGCCGGCAAAACGACGCGTGTGCCGCGGGCCTTGCTGGATGCGGGCCTCGACGCGCAGGGGGAGATCGTGGTCCTACAACCGCGAAGGCTGCCCACCCGGCTTTCGGCCGAGCGGGTGGCCGAAGAGTTGGGCGAGGCGCCGGGCGAGCGCGTGGGGTACACCGTGCGCTTCGAGGACGTGGCGGGGCCGCGGACGCGGGTTCGTTTCGTCACCGAAGGGGTCTTGACCCGGCGCTTGCTGGCGGACCCGCAGCTCGAGGGCGTGGGCACCGTGGTGCTCGACGAGTTTCACGAGCGGCATCTGGCGACCGATCTCGCGCTCGGGCTCCTGCGAGACCTGCGGGCCCGGGCACGCCCGGACCTCCGCCTGGTGGTGATGTCGGCCACGCTGGATGCCGAGCCCATCGCCCGTTTTCTGGGTGATGCCCCCCGGCTGCGCAGCGAAGGACGGCGCTTCGAGGTGCAGGTCGAGCCTCTGGCTCAACCCGACATCCGGCCCCTGGCCGACCAGGTCGCGGCGGCCGTGCGGCGGCTCATCCAGGAGGGGCTCGACGGCGACGTGCTCGTGTTTTTGCCGGGCGCCGGGGACATCCGCCGCTGCGCCGAAGCCCTCACCGAGCTGGCTGGACGCCATGATTTGTTGGTGCTGCCTCTGCATGGCGATCTGCCACTCGCGGAGCAGAACCGGGCGGTTCGCCCCGCCGATCGACGCAAGGTGATCCTGTCGACGAACGTGGCCGAAACCTCGGTCACCATCGATGGGGTGGTGGCGGTCATCGACTCTGGCCTGGCCCGCGTGGCCTCGCACTCTCCGTGGTCCGGGCTGCCGGTGCTCAAGGTGGCACCCGTGAGCCAAGCTTCGGCCATTCAACGCGCGGGCCGAGCGGGACGTACCCGCCCGGGTCGGGCGCTGCGTTTGTACACGCAGCACGACTTCGAGGGCCGCCGGGCCTACGACGTGCCGGAGGTGGCGCGGCTCGACCTCGGCGAAGCCGCTTTGGCGCTGCACGCCCTGGGCGTCGAGCGCCCCGCCAACTGGAGCTGGTTCGAGTCTCCCCCCGTGCCGGCCCTCACGGCGGCGGAGACACTGCTCGAGGGCCTGGGCGCGCTCGACGGCGCGGGAAAGCTATCTTCTGTGGGGCGCGCGATGCTGAGGCACCCCGTGTACCCGAGGCTGGCGCGCATCCTGGTCGAGGCCGAGCGGCTCGGGGTCAGCGAGCCGGCGGCCACGTTGGTCGCGATCCTGGGGGAACGAGACATCCGGCGCCGCGCCCGGGTGGGGTTCGACGGGCAGGGGGGGCGGCCCGGGGGGGAAGAGACGGCGGACGTCTTCGAGGTCTTGGACCTGTTCGAGCAAGCGGCAGCCGCGCGCTTTCATGCGGGCAGTCTGCGCGGCCTGGATCTCGAGCCTCGCGCGGTGGAGGCGGTACGCAAGGCCGCACGTCAGCTGGGGCGGGGCGGGGTGACGCGGCCGATGCGCACCCTCGACGAGCGTGACCACGCGCTCTCGAAAGCCCTGCTGGCGGGCTTCGTGGATCGGGTCGGCAAGCGGCGGGCGGGGCCTCAAAGCGACGTGGTGCTCTCGGGCGGGGGCTCTGCCGGTCTCGGCGCACGCCCTGAAGGGCCGTTGCTGGTGGTGCTCGACGCGCAGGAGGTCGACCTTGCGCGGGGGCGCGGGGGCGTCCGCGTGCGCCTTGCCGCGCCCATCGAAGCAGACTGGCTCATCGACTTGGCGCCGGAGCAGCTCGAAGAGGACGAGGCCTTGAGCTTCAACCCGCAAACGGAGCGTGTCGAGCGGCTGAGCCGCTTGCGCTATGGCGCGGTGACATTGGATGAGACACGTCGGCCGGCCGAGCCGGGCCTCGAGGCCACACGGATCCTGGCCGAGGCCGCCGCCACCTCAGGCGCAGGGCTGTTCGGCGAGGGCACGGGGCTGCAAACGCTGTCCCTGCGCCTTGCGCTCTTGCGTGCGCATCTGCCGGAACTCGAGGTGCCCGAGCTTGACGGCGAGGGAGAGCCGTCCGCGGCGTTGCTGGAGGCGCTGTGTGAAGGCTGCACCAGCTTCGAGGCGCTGCGCGCCCGAGACCCGCTGGCCTCGCTCGTGGCAGGGCTTCCGCCAAACGTGCAGGCTCGACTGCCGGTGGACGCTCCCCTGCGCGTTCGTTTGCCGGGCGGTCGTGAGCTTCCCGTTCACTACGAACCCGACCGACCGCCCTGGGTCGAAGCGCGCTTGCAAGATTTCTTCGGCATGGCCGAGGGGCCCAGCATTTGCCGCGGCCGTGTGCCCCTGGTGTTGCATCTGCTCGCGCCCAACCATCGTGCCGTCCAGGTCACGCGCGACCTCGCCAACTTTTGGCGCCAGCACTACCCGCCGTTGCGCCGGGAGCTCGGCCGGCGGTACCCGCGGCACGCCTGGCCCGAAGACGGCGCCACGGCCAAGCCCCCGGAACCCAAGGGGCGACGGTAG
- the bcp gene encoding thioredoxin-dependent thiol peroxidase yields MAIEVGKKAPAFSLKNQAEDTVKLADLAGQWVVLYFYPKDDTPGCTTEACEFTEGLAGFEKLGAVVYGCSPDSPEAHQKFIAKHKLGVGLLSDPTHAMMEKYGAWGEKNMYGKITTGVIRSTVIIDPSGKVAHRWAKVKAAGHAQAVANKLEELQA; encoded by the coding sequence ATGGCGATTGAAGTTGGCAAGAAGGCACCCGCGTTTTCGCTGAAGAACCAGGCGGAGGACACCGTGAAGCTGGCTGACCTTGCGGGCCAGTGGGTGGTGCTCTACTTCTATCCGAAGGACGACACGCCCGGTTGCACCACCGAAGCGTGTGAGTTCACGGAGGGGCTTGCGGGGTTCGAGAAACTGGGGGCCGTGGTGTACGGGTGTAGCCCGGATTCACCGGAAGCTCACCAAAAGTTCATCGCCAAGCACAAGCTCGGGGTGGGGCTGCTGTCGGATCCCACGCACGCCATGATGGAGAAGTACGGCGCCTGGGGTGAGAAGAACATGTACGGCAAGATCACCACGGGCGTGATCCGGTCGACCGTGATCATCGACCCCAGCGGCAAGGTGGCCCACCGCTGGGCCAAAGTGAAGGCTGCGGGACACGCGCAGGCCGTCGCCAACAAGCTCGAAGAGCTGCAAGCCTAA
- a CDS encoding AAA family ATPase: MLVGPSDSAGTSVPLGGADGLAPTADHTAALLESQRLAAYTGRAPSSADVLLALVRVGGAAARLLQQRGLNSGRLEAFLGEVRPEPLDALLQLAHASVAIARDLGAKQVSSLHLLLAILRSGGAGLDLLRLAGHDPARVRSVVMRALTGPGRFGDRHIERAGGREIAPVRAGSAAAFRAAPRSVAPAPVPSPVVPVASPRQAMEPAPAGRLNVDTEPPPAFVPLGPPPVLPLHRDRELGRLLDLVRAHPSRVPCIVGEPGSGRTTLLEALSASLTEPLLCPAEGPAGGSPGSWLSTLHRTAPPSAIVALDGLSVLGAEGSDGPPQLLAAARAGRRFVLTATPADLRRLEVHAADLTSNLERVTLGPPAPDALTAMIEAGLTSLSETRQLRFAPQTPRTLVRLSPRYPSDRSEPGRSLAIADLAAARAQRLGAALVTDDEIAAVIADAASVPASQLLRTDDDRYRRLEQLLATRIVGHDGARGRIADLLRRSHAGFRGKRPLASLLLLGPTGVGKTETARALADALFDGESALLRIDLSEYNEAHAVARLVGAPPGYVAYEEGGQLTEAIRRRPASVVLFDEFEKAHRDVLLLLLQVLEDGRLTDGRGRTVDFSAAAIVMTSNLGSELFRQGRSPAESTVLALARSRLPAELWNRIDEVLCYGTLGEKDLRAIVGKVAEASSARLESERGISFRIDESVIDQVLAEDLDRSLGARPLRRAFERLVEGPLAAQIVQGQLRPGMHALVSFDERGQLRVLLGR; the protein is encoded by the coding sequence ATGTTGGTAGGGCCCTCGGATTCCGCCGGCACTTCCGTGCCCCTCGGTGGGGCGGACGGCCTTGCGCCCACCGCCGACCATACCGCTGCGCTCCTGGAGAGCCAGCGCCTCGCCGCGTACACGGGACGGGCCCCCAGCTCGGCCGACGTGCTCTTGGCCTTGGTGCGCGTGGGGGGGGCGGCAGCCCGCCTGCTCCAGCAACGAGGCCTCAACTCGGGGCGACTCGAAGCCTTTCTGGGTGAGGTCCGCCCCGAGCCTCTCGATGCGCTCCTGCAGCTTGCCCACGCGAGTGTTGCCATCGCCCGGGATCTGGGTGCGAAACAAGTCTCGTCCCTGCACCTGCTGCTGGCGATTCTTCGCAGCGGCGGCGCAGGCCTCGATCTGCTGCGCTTGGCGGGCCACGACCCGGCACGGGTCCGCTCCGTCGTGATGCGAGCGCTGACGGGCCCCGGACGTTTCGGAGACCGGCACATCGAGCGCGCCGGGGGGCGCGAGATCGCCCCCGTGCGCGCAGGCAGCGCCGCGGCCTTTCGCGCCGCGCCCCGCTCCGTGGCCCCGGCCCCTGTGCCCTCCCCCGTGGTGCCGGTCGCCTCGCCTCGCCAGGCCATGGAGCCTGCGCCGGCAGGACGCCTGAACGTCGACACCGAGCCGCCCCCCGCGTTCGTTCCTCTCGGGCCACCGCCGGTCTTGCCTTTGCACCGCGATAGGGAGCTCGGGCGCCTGCTCGACCTCGTTCGCGCGCACCCGAGCCGGGTGCCTTGCATCGTGGGCGAGCCTGGCTCGGGGCGCACCACACTGCTCGAAGCCCTCTCAGCCTCGTTGACCGAGCCCCTGCTCTGCCCCGCCGAGGGGCCCGCGGGCGGCAGCCCGGGTAGTTGGCTCTCGACCCTTCACCGGACCGCGCCGCCCAGCGCCATCGTGGCCCTCGACGGCCTGAGTGTGCTGGGTGCCGAGGGCAGCGACGGCCCGCCCCAGCTCCTGGCCGCTGCGCGCGCGGGTCGACGCTTCGTCCTGACCGCGACCCCCGCCGACCTGCGCCGCCTGGAGGTGCATGCGGCCGACCTGACGAGCAACCTCGAGCGGGTCACGCTGGGGCCCCCCGCCCCCGACGCCCTTACCGCCATGATTGAGGCGGGCCTGACGTCACTCTCCGAGACGCGCCAGCTCCGCTTCGCGCCACAAACCCCCCGTACCCTCGTGAGGCTCTCGCCACGCTATCCCTCGGATCGCAGCGAACCGGGACGTTCGCTCGCCATTGCCGATCTGGCGGCCGCGCGGGCGCAGCGCCTCGGGGCGGCGTTGGTGACCGACGACGAGATCGCCGCCGTCATCGCCGATGCGGCATCCGTGCCCGCAAGCCAGCTCCTGCGCACGGACGACGATCGGTACCGCCGGCTCGAGCAGCTCCTGGCCACGCGCATCGTGGGTCACGACGGCGCGCGAGGGCGCATCGCCGATCTGCTGCGCAGGAGCCACGCCGGGTTTCGGGGCAAGCGCCCCCTGGCCTCTTTGCTGCTCCTGGGCCCGACGGGCGTGGGCAAGACGGAGACCGCACGTGCCCTGGCCGATGCGCTTTTCGACGGTGAGTCGGCCCTGCTGCGCATCGATCTGTCCGAGTATAACGAAGCGCACGCGGTGGCCCGCCTGGTAGGCGCCCCGCCAGGCTACGTGGCCTACGAAGAAGGGGGACAACTGACCGAGGCGATCCGCCGGCGGCCGGCCTCGGTGGTGCTCTTCGACGAGTTCGAAAAAGCCCACCGCGACGTGCTCCTGCTCCTCCTTCAGGTGCTCGAGGACGGGCGCCTCACCGACGGCCGCGGTCGCACCGTCGACTTTTCAGCCGCAGCCATCGTGATGACGTCGAACCTGGGCAGCGAGCTGTTTCGTCAAGGCCGCTCTCCCGCGGAGAGCACCGTCCTGGCGCTGGCGCGGTCGCGGCTGCCGGCCGAGCTGTGGAACCGCATCGACGAGGTGTTGTGCTACGGCACGCTCGGCGAAAAGGACCTGCGCGCGATCGTGGGCAAGGTGGCCGAGGCCTCGAGCGCCCGGCTCGAGAGTGAACGGGGCATCAGCTTCCGCATCGACGAATCGGTGATCGACCAAGTGCTGGCCGAGGACCTCGACCGCAGCCTCGGCGCGCGCCCCTTGCGCCGCGCGTTCGAGCGGCTCGTTGAAGGCCCCCTGGCTGCCCAGATCGTGCAGGGTCAGCTCAGGCCCGGTATGCACGCGCTCGTGAGCTTCGACGAGCGCGGGCAGCTGCGCGTGCTCCTCGGGAGGTGA